The Epilithonimonas zeae genome contains a region encoding:
- a CDS encoding malate dehydrogenase — translation MKVTVVGAGAVGASCAEYIAMKDFASEVVLVDIKEGFAEGKAMDLMQTASLNGFDTKITGTTGDYSKTAGSKVAVITSGIPRKPGMTREELIGINAGIVKEVTENLVKHSPDVIIIVVSNPMDTMAYLVHKTSGLPKERIIGMGGALDSARFKYRLAEALESPISDVDGMVIAAHSDTGMLPLFSKATRNGVPVSEFLTDEQKASVIEETKVGGATLTKLLGTSAWYAPGAAVSVMVQSILCDQKKMIPCSLMLEGEYGQNDICLGVPAIIGKNGVEKIVNITLTVEEQLKFAEAAQAVREVNGDLKF, via the coding sequence ATGAAAGTTACCGTAGTTGGAGCTGGTGCAGTAGGAGCAAGCTGTGCAGAATATATCGCAATGAAAGACTTCGCTTCAGAAGTTGTTTTGGTGGATATCAAAGAAGGATTTGCAGAAGGAAAAGCAATGGACTTGATGCAGACAGCTTCTCTTAATGGTTTCGATACCAAAATCACAGGTACTACCGGAGATTATTCTAAGACTGCTGGTTCAAAAGTAGCGGTTATTACTTCCGGGATTCCTAGAAAGCCAGGGATGACAAGAGAAGAACTAATCGGAATCAATGCAGGAATTGTAAAAGAAGTCACTGAAAACTTAGTAAAACATTCACCAGATGTCATTATCATTGTGGTTTCTAACCCGATGGATACAATGGCGTATTTGGTTCACAAAACATCAGGTCTTCCAAAGGAAAGAATTATCGGAATGGGAGGTGCTTTGGATTCAGCGAGATTTAAGTATAGATTAGCGGAAGCATTGGAAAGTCCTATTTCTGATGTTGACGGAATGGTAATCGCTGCGCACTCCGATACAGGAATGTTACCGTTATTCAGCAAAGCAACAAGAAACGGTGTTCCGGTTTCTGAATTCTTGACTGATGAGCAAAAAGCTTCTGTTATCGAAGAAACTAAAGTGGGTGGCGCGACATTGACAAAATTATTAGGAACTTCTGCTTGGTATGCGCCAGGTGCTGCTGTTTCTGTTATGGTTCAGTCTATTCTTTGCGACCAGAAGAAAATGATTCCTTGTTCATTGATGCTTGAAGGTGAGTACGGACAAAACGATATCTGTCTTGGTGTTCCAGCGATCATTGGGAAAAATGGTGTTGAGAAAATCGTAAACATCACTTTGACTGTTGAAGAGCAATTGAAATTTGCTGAAGCTGCACAAGCTGTAAGAGAAGTCAACGGAGACCTTAAATTCTAA
- the pfkA gene encoding 6-phosphofructokinase: MSENNIKSIAVLTSGGDAPGMNAALRAVVRTANHFNIDCYGIREGYNGLIAGDVTKMGPRSVKNIINQGGTILKSARSKEFMTPEGRKKAYEQCQKLGIDAIVCIGGDGSFTGAKVFNEEFGIKVIGVPGTIDNDIFGTDKTIGYDTALNTAMDSIDKIRDTATSHNRVFFVEVMGRDAGFIALNSGIATGALDILIPERRDSLDDLFETFETAEKVGKSSSIVVVAEGEELGNIYDLAKATKEKFPNYDIRVTILGHIQRGGSPSCADRVLASHLGYGAVIGLMEGKNKVMVGMQSNKIVYTPIEEAIKKHNEIDKDLLKIAEILAM, from the coding sequence ATGTCAGAAAACAACATTAAATCTATTGCGGTTCTGACTTCTGGAGGCGATGCGCCGGGGATGAATGCCGCACTTAGAGCAGTTGTAAGAACAGCAAATCATTTCAATATAGACTGTTATGGTATCCGTGAAGGATACAATGGTCTTATTGCTGGTGATGTTACAAAAATGGGACCGCGTTCCGTAAAAAATATAATCAATCAGGGAGGAACAATTCTAAAGTCTGCAAGGTCTAAAGAATTTATGACGCCGGAAGGAAGAAAAAAAGCGTACGAACAATGTCAGAAGTTAGGAATTGATGCGATTGTTTGTATAGGTGGGGACGGAAGTTTCACTGGTGCAAAAGTTTTCAACGAAGAGTTTGGAATCAAAGTAATTGGTGTTCCTGGAACTATCGATAATGATATCTTCGGGACTGATAAAACCATCGGTTATGATACTGCCCTTAACACAGCAATGGATTCTATTGATAAAATCCGTGATACTGCCACTTCCCACAACAGAGTTTTCTTTGTAGAAGTAATGGGTAGAGATGCTGGTTTCATCGCACTTAACAGTGGAATTGCAACAGGAGCTCTTGATATCTTGATTCCCGAAAGAAGAGATAGCTTAGATGATCTTTTTGAAACTTTCGAAACAGCCGAGAAAGTTGGTAAATCATCCAGCATCGTTGTAGTTGCAGAAGGTGAAGAGCTTGGAAACATCTATGACCTTGCCAAAGCAACAAAAGAAAAATTCCCTAACTATGATATCAGAGTAACCATTCTTGGACATATCCAAAGAGGTGGTTCGCCTAGCTGTGCAGACAGAGTTTTGGCTAGCCATCTTGGCTACGGCGCTGTTATCGGATTGATGGAAGGCAAGAATAAAGTAATGGTTGGAATGCAGTCTAATAAAATTGTCTACACGCCGATTGAAGAAGCAATCAAAAAACATAACGAAATTGATAAAGACTTGCTGAAAATCGCTGAAATACTTGCGATGTAG
- a CDS encoding outer membrane beta-barrel protein: protein MKLLLSSLGLLSTTLLLAQSTQDTIKSKEIESVTLVAKKPTVQSKADRTVFNVENSSILAGNTTWDIVRMTPLVSIDNNDNVRAEGESVTVYINDRKSVFTGKELKEYLKTIPADNLMKIEVITSPSSRYEATGAVINIVLKKRDDEGLKGSISLTNTQNTKNNQYGSLNLNYHKKNFTQTFGGSYGDNIFITQNFSVNTIYDTKTVKNIDAESIFKNKNPSVSSTSEFELNDKNNVGLVLEYYQGKRNSTSNSEGTTYIDNVLQDTFVQDMTKSSVAKTLGSNLFYKYYDKEKNKILDVNLGINYDSDNGNTIFNETALIPNFYRIDSYNQTRNYYVKVDYTTPLGKNGGTLEVGGKIDFNNNVIPNNYFDFLNNTNNAISDFRYKDNINSLYFTYSKTFFEKLETRIGLRYEHIDYKINENANERKNSYGTFMPNLLLKYAFSPNYDLSLTYNHSLWRPWYSEFNPFVLPGNNGMYYRGNMDLLPNPSDRVVLKFGLFKKYFLSARYMFTDQDYWNKFVEEDGKTISVSENFKGKVEKFYLFANTNQNLFKNKLNVNFGIGWYYIDNSDFNRKNGLNQENNYISYIGGSTNLSYTNLFNKNINISGWFSVDNQNYGNSVANKYNFFHNISVTKIFPNSQIETSLQLMNIFKRPSVDNTTYSSTGMIRNYNKWDWYGFSLTFVKRFGNQKVKENTKTDVEKNSGGSK from the coding sequence ATGAAATTATTGTTATCCTCCTTAGGATTACTCTCAACTACTTTATTATTAGCACAATCTACTCAAGACACTATAAAATCAAAGGAAATAGAATCTGTGACTTTGGTTGCTAAAAAACCGACTGTCCAAAGCAAAGCCGATAGAACCGTTTTTAATGTGGAAAACAGTTCTATTCTTGCAGGAAATACGACTTGGGATATTGTGAGAATGACGCCATTGGTTAGCATTGATAACAATGATAATGTGAGGGCAGAAGGGGAATCTGTAACGGTTTATATCAACGACAGAAAATCGGTTTTCACGGGTAAGGAACTGAAGGAATACCTCAAAACAATTCCTGCGGATAACCTGATGAAAATAGAAGTCATTACAAGTCCGTCTTCGAGATATGAAGCAACCGGAGCAGTTATTAATATTGTTCTGAAAAAGCGTGACGATGAAGGTTTGAAAGGAAGTATTTCTTTGACTAATACGCAGAATACTAAGAACAACCAATATGGAAGTTTGAATCTTAATTATCATAAAAAGAATTTCACTCAGACGTTTGGAGGAAGTTATGGAGACAATATTTTTATCACACAAAATTTTTCTGTCAACACTATTTATGATACCAAAACAGTAAAAAATATTGATGCGGAAAGTATATTCAAAAATAAAAATCCTTCGGTATCATCAACTTCAGAATTTGAGCTCAATGATAAAAACAATGTAGGGCTTGTCCTAGAATACTACCAGGGAAAAAGAAACTCTACTTCCAATTCCGAAGGTACAACTTATATAGATAATGTTTTGCAGGATACTTTTGTTCAGGATATGACAAAATCTTCAGTTGCGAAAACACTTGGCAGTAATCTTTTTTATAAATACTATGACAAGGAGAAAAATAAAATTCTGGATGTCAACTTAGGAATCAATTATGATTCTGATAACGGAAATACTATTTTCAATGAAACAGCTTTGATTCCAAATTTTTATAGAATCGATTCTTATAATCAGACTAGAAATTATTACGTAAAGGTAGATTATACAACACCTTTGGGGAAAAATGGCGGAACCTTGGAAGTTGGTGGAAAAATTGATTTTAATAATAATGTTATTCCAAATAATTATTTTGATTTTTTGAATAATACTAATAATGCAATTAGTGATTTCCGATATAAAGACAATATCAACTCGTTATATTTCACTTACAGTAAAACTTTTTTTGAAAAACTCGAGACAAGGATAGGTTTACGATATGAGCATATTGATTACAAAATCAATGAAAATGCTAATGAAAGAAAAAATTCTTACGGAACTTTTATGCCTAATCTTCTACTGAAGTATGCTTTTTCACCGAACTATGATTTGAGTCTAACATACAACCACAGCCTTTGGAGACCCTGGTATTCGGAATTCAACCCGTTTGTTTTGCCCGGAAATAATGGGATGTACTACCGTGGAAATATGGACTTGCTTCCTAATCCAAGTGATAGAGTAGTACTGAAGTTCGGTTTATTCAAAAAGTATTTTTTATCAGCAAGATATATGTTTACAGACCAGGATTATTGGAACAAATTTGTAGAAGAAGATGGGAAAACAATTTCAGTGTCGGAAAATTTCAAAGGAAAGGTTGAGAAGTTTTATCTTTTTGCCAATACGAATCAGAATCTCTTCAAAAATAAATTGAATGTTAATTTCGGAATCGGTTGGTATTATATTGATAACAGCGATTTCAATAGAAAAAATGGACTGAATCAGGAAAACAACTATATCAGTTATATCGGTGGTTCTACCAATCTTTCTTATACTAATCTATTCAATAAGAACATCAATATCAGTGGTTGGTTCAGTGTTGATAATCAGAATTACGGAAACTCTGTTGCGAATAAATACAATTTTTTTCATAACATCTCCGTAACCAAGATTTTCCCAAATTCTCAAATTGAAACCAGTCTTCAATTGATGAACATCTTCAAAAGACCAAGTGTAGACAATACAACTTACAGTTCAACAGGGATGATTCGAAATTATAACAAATGGGATTGGTACGGATTCTCGCTCACTTTTGTAAAACGTTTCGGAAATCAAAAAGTAAAGGAAAATACTAAAACCGATGTCGAGAAAAACTCAGGCGGAAGTAAATAA
- a CDS encoding FEKKY domain-containing protein, which translates to MKIKFLILNLIVLVLIILANIFQFYFINYPIEFNFQLAVEDSNWIMLLIIIISLAVFSMVLGFLKIRQLDFQRIFLCFNILLLIFMIYYSTDSFIKTKKEISKREKEYIIKAEQDIKSDNVIFEYSGGLGIILDNQKMLDKINDIHKKYGVKYKNIGCIINSVDDEARQKYDETVKLYLDKRNGRNWESKMNAEIEKMRKENLSLY; encoded by the coding sequence ATGAAAATAAAATTTTTGATTCTTAATTTGATTGTATTAGTCTTAATTATTTTGGCTAATATTTTTCAGTTTTATTTCATCAATTATCCAATAGAATTTAATTTTCAGCTTGCTGTGGAGGACAGTAATTGGATAATGTTACTAATCATCATTATATCTTTAGCGGTATTTTCTATGGTTTTGGGATTTCTAAAAATTAGACAATTAGATTTTCAGCGTATTTTTTTATGCTTCAATATTTTACTTTTAATTTTTATGATTTATTATTCCACAGATTCTTTTATAAAAACAAAAAAAGAAATTTCCAAAAGAGAAAAGGAATATATTATTAAGGCTGAACAAGATATAAAAAGTGATAATGTGATTTTTGAATATTCTGGCGGATTAGGGATCATTTTGGATAATCAGAAAATGTTAGATAAAATTAACGATATTCATAAAAAATATGGGGTTAAATATAAGAATATAGGTTGTATTATAAATTCTGTTGATGACGAAGCTCGCCAAAAATATGATGAAACAGTTAAACTTTATCTAGACAAGAGAAATGGTAGAAACTGGGAATCAAAAATGAATGCGGAAATTGAAAAAATGAGAAAAGAAAATCTTTCCCTTTATTAA
- a CDS encoding NAD(P)/FAD-dependent oxidoreductase, which produces MSEAQYEVIIIGGSYSGLSAAMSLGRSLRKVLVIDSGKPCNIQTPHSHNFLTQDGKTPKEISTVAKEQVKKYNTVEFYDGFATEGKKTENGFEIRTKRGEIFEAKKLIFATGIVDEVPNIKGFWDCWGISLIHCPYCHGYEFRTKKTGIIANGDRAFHIASLVNNLTNDLTILTRGKAEFTEEQTQKLKQNNINIIETEIDEIQHQNGYIENLILSDGEILNFEAVYGAFPFRQHSHIPESLGCEMTEMGHIKIDQFQKTNVAGLLACGDNSSLMRSVANAVYTGNLTGAMVNMELTNEGF; this is translated from the coding sequence ATGAGCGAAGCACAATATGAAGTAATCATCATAGGCGGAAGCTATTCCGGACTTTCTGCGGCAATGTCTTTGGGAAGGTCATTGAGAAAAGTTTTGGTTATCGATAGTGGAAAACCTTGCAATATTCAGACACCGCATTCTCATAATTTTCTGACTCAGGACGGAAAAACGCCAAAAGAAATTTCAACCGTTGCAAAAGAACAGGTCAAAAAATACAATACTGTTGAGTTTTATGACGGATTTGCTACAGAAGGCAAGAAAACAGAAAATGGATTTGAAATCAGAACAAAGCGAGGCGAAATTTTTGAAGCTAAGAAACTCATTTTTGCAACAGGAATTGTAGACGAAGTCCCTAATATCAAAGGATTTTGGGATTGCTGGGGAATTTCTTTAATCCATTGCCCTTACTGCCACGGCTATGAATTCAGAACCAAGAAGACAGGAATTATTGCCAATGGTGACCGTGCTTTTCATATTGCATCATTAGTTAATAATCTGACCAATGATTTGACAATTTTGACCAGAGGAAAAGCCGAATTCACGGAAGAACAAACACAAAAACTCAAACAAAATAACATCAATATCATCGAAACAGAAATTGATGAAATCCAACATCAGAATGGATATATAGAAAATTTGATTTTATCCGATGGTGAAATTTTGAACTTCGAAGCTGTTTATGGAGCTTTTCCTTTTAGACAACATTCTCATATTCCAGAATCGTTGGGTTGCGAAATGACAGAAATGGGTCATATTAAAATTGACCAATTTCAGAAAACAAATGTTGCAGGATTATTGGCTTGCGGTGATAATTCCAGCCTGATGCGCTCCGTTGCCAATGCAGTTTATACAGGAAATCTGACGGGAGCAATGGTTAATATGGAACTTACAAATGAGGGTTTTTAG
- a CDS encoding Fur family transcriptional regulator, which translates to MIRRSTPTKDAVLNVLADSKKAMSQEAIMKKVDINIDRATVYRVLNRFCEDGILHRIVAEDGKQYFAVCIKCEEKKLADHHFHFRCTKCETIECLPIAVQFSLEKGYSVESVNCILTGVCKDCA; encoded by the coding sequence ATGATAAGAAGAAGTACACCTACGAAAGATGCTGTTTTAAATGTTTTAGCAGATTCAAAAAAAGCAATGAGTCAGGAAGCAATTATGAAAAAAGTCGATATTAATATCGACAGAGCTACAGTTTATCGTGTTTTGAACAGATTTTGTGAAGACGGAATTCTCCACAGAATTGTTGCTGAAGACGGAAAACAATATTTCGCAGTTTGCATCAAATGTGAAGAAAAGAAACTGGCAGACCATCATTTTCATTTCAGATGTACAAAATGCGAAACGATAGAATGTCTGCCGATTGCTGTCCAGTTTTCCTTAGAGAAAGGGTATTCTGTGGAAAGTGTAAACTGTATTTTGACTGGAGTTTGTAAAGATTGCGCTTAA
- a CDS encoding DUF4256 domain-containing protein has protein sequence MKNKPQLSSEQQEELIKILKIRFEKNPNRHENIQWEDVQKKLESNPEKLWSLNEMERTEGEPDVVGYDKKTDEYLFIDCSSESPKGRRSLCYDREALNSRKENKPANSAVDLANEIGIEILNEEQYRELQTLGNFDLKTSSWVKTPDNIRKLGGAVFCDKRYNTVFLYHNGAESYYAARGFRGILRV, from the coding sequence ATGAAAAACAAACCTCAGCTTTCATCAGAGCAACAGGAAGAATTAATCAAAATTTTGAAAATCCGCTTTGAAAAAAATCCAAATCGTCACGAAAATATCCAATGGGAAGATGTCCAGAAAAAACTGGAATCCAATCCTGAAAAATTATGGTCACTTAACGAAATGGAAAGAACCGAGGGCGAGCCTGATGTTGTTGGTTACGATAAAAAAACAGACGAATATCTTTTCATTGATTGTTCCTCAGAAAGTCCAAAAGGCAGACGAAGTCTTTGTTATGACCGAGAAGCACTCAATTCCAGAAAAGAAAATAAACCCGCAAACAGTGCAGTAGATTTGGCAAACGAAATTGGAATTGAAATTTTAAATGAAGAACAATACCGGGAATTACAAACGCTTGGCAACTTTGATTTGAAAACATCAAGCTGGGTAAAAACACCTGACAACATCCGAAAATTAGGCGGTGCTGTTTTTTGTGATAAACGTTATAATACAGTTTTCCTCTATCACAATGGCGCGGAATCTTATTATGCTGCGCGCGGTTTTCGAGGTATTTTAAGAGTTTGA
- a CDS encoding TIGR02757 family protein, with product MILKEKYIFDLLNEKAELYNSPDFITDDPIQIPHRFSLKQDIEISGFLSASIAWGNRKSIINDANKMMELMGNSPYDFVMNFTDSDLQRIPQKAIHRTFNHEDFIFFLKNFRRIYTRFESLEDAFLINENEINFSHSIERFRNHFISENHRGQKHVSSPYKNSASKRLIMFLRWMVRKDKKGVDFGIWEKIDPKFLSIPLDVHTANVSRKLGILTRKQNDWKAVEELDLILRKYNSNDPAVYDFALFGLGVSKEFE from the coding sequence ATGATTTTGAAAGAAAAATATATTTTCGATTTGTTGAATGAGAAAGCTGAACTCTACAATTCTCCAGATTTTATTACCGATGACCCAATTCAGATTCCACATCGTTTTTCTTTGAAACAGGATATTGAAATTTCAGGATTTCTATCTGCCAGCATTGCTTGGGGAAACAGAAAATCAATTATTAATGACGCCAACAAAATGATGGAATTGATGGGAAATTCGCCGTACGATTTTGTGATGAATTTTACCGATTCTGATTTACAAAGAATTCCACAAAAAGCGATTCACAGAACTTTCAATCACGAAGATTTTATTTTCTTTCTAAAGAATTTTAGACGAATTTATACTCGGTTTGAAAGTCTGGAAGATGCTTTTTTGATTAATGAAAACGAAATCAACTTCTCTCATTCCATTGAACGTTTCAGAAATCATTTCATATCAGAAAACCATCGAGGACAAAAACATGTGAGTTCGCCTTACAAAAATTCGGCTTCCAAAAGACTGATTATGTTTCTGCGTTGGATGGTTCGTAAAGATAAAAAAGGTGTTGATTTTGGAATTTGGGAAAAGATTGACCCAAAGTTTTTGTCGATTCCTTTGGATGTTCACACGGCTAATGTTTCCAGAAAATTAGGAATTCTTACCAGAAAACAAAATGATTGGAAAGCTGTGGAGGAATTGGATTTGATTCTTAGAAAATATAATTCTAATGACCCGGCAGTCTATGATTTTGCATTGTTTGGATTAGGCGTTTCTAAGGAATTTGAATGA
- the pafA gene encoding alkaline phosphatase PafA, protein MLKKFTIATVAFLTVITLNAQKKKNTELERPKLVVGLVVDQMRWDYLYRYYNKFGNDGFKRLLNSGYSLNNVHIPYVPTVTALGHTSIYTGSVPAIHGIAGNDWTDKETGKNVYCTTDESVKPVGTTNVKVGSHSPKNLWSTTVTDELRLATNFQGKVIGVSLKDRASILPAGHTPTGAFWFDDSTGNFITSTYYMNDLPEWIKSFNSQNIPDKLVANGWDTLLPINQYTESSPDNSDWEGLLGSAKTPTFPYINLPADYQSRKDNIRYTPFGNTLTLKLAEASVEGEKLGSDNITDILAINLASTDYAGHKFGPNSIEVEDVYLRLDQDLAEFFKYLDNKVGKGQYTVFLSADHGGAHSVGFLQEHKIATGFFGEGMEKNMTAKLKEKFGVDKLINGVDNYQIYFDRKLIADNKLDLETIKAFAINELEKDPTVLYAVSTTKVQEATIPEPIKQRIINGINRERSGDIQLISHDSMLPTYAKKGTTHSVWNSYDAHIPLIFMGWGINHGESNKPYFMTDIAPTVSALLHIQFPSGNVGNPITEVIGR, encoded by the coding sequence ATGTTAAAGAAATTTACGATTGCAACAGTTGCTTTTCTGACTGTAATCACCCTGAATGCACAGAAGAAAAAAAATACAGAACTAGAAAGACCAAAATTGGTCGTTGGTTTGGTAGTAGACCAGATGAGGTGGGATTATCTTTATCGTTATTATAACAAATTCGGGAATGATGGTTTCAAAAGACTCCTAAATTCCGGATATTCTCTTAACAATGTTCATATTCCGTATGTTCCTACTGTAACAGCTTTGGGTCATACATCAATTTATACAGGTTCGGTTCCTGCTATTCACGGGATTGCTGGGAATGATTGGACAGACAAAGAAACAGGTAAAAATGTCTATTGTACAACAGACGAAAGTGTAAAACCTGTCGGAACAACTAATGTTAAAGTAGGAAGTCATTCTCCAAAAAATCTTTGGTCAACAACGGTTACGGACGAGTTAAGATTAGCAACCAATTTTCAAGGGAAAGTAATAGGTGTTTCTTTGAAAGATAGAGCTTCTATTTTACCTGCAGGTCATACACCGACTGGCGCTTTTTGGTTTGATGATTCCACTGGAAATTTCATCACGAGTACTTATTATATGAATGACCTTCCGGAATGGATAAAGTCATTTAATTCCCAAAATATTCCGGATAAATTAGTTGCAAATGGGTGGGATACTTTGTTGCCAATTAATCAATACACAGAAAGTTCTCCCGATAATTCTGATTGGGAAGGTTTGTTGGGAAGTGCGAAAACGCCAACTTTTCCTTACATTAATTTACCGGCAGATTATCAATCGAGAAAAGATAATATCCGATATACGCCTTTTGGAAATACGTTGACATTGAAGTTGGCTGAGGCTTCTGTAGAAGGCGAAAAGTTGGGAAGTGATAATATCACAGATATTTTAGCAATCAACCTTGCATCAACAGATTATGCAGGACACAAATTTGGGCCAAATTCCATAGAGGTTGAAGATGTTTATCTTAGACTTGACCAAGATTTGGCTGAGTTTTTCAAATATCTTGATAACAAAGTTGGTAAAGGGCAATATACCGTTTTCCTTTCTGCTGACCACGGTGGCGCGCATTCTGTAGGATTTTTACAAGAACATAAGATTGCTACAGGCTTCTTTGGAGAAGGAATGGAAAAAAATATGACTGCGAAGTTGAAAGAGAAATTTGGAGTTGATAAATTAATTAATGGTGTTGATAATTACCAAATCTATTTTGATAGAAAACTAATTGCTGACAACAAGTTAGACCTTGAAACCATCAAAGCTTTTGCAATTAACGAGCTTGAAAAAGACCCGACAGTTTTATATGCAGTTTCTACAACCAAAGTTCAGGAAGCTACAATTCCGGAACCTATCAAACAAAGGATTATTAACGGAATCAATAGGGAAAGAAGTGGTGATATCCAATTGATTTCTCATGATTCTATGCTTCCGACCTATGCTAAAAAAGGAACAACACACAGCGTTTGGAATTCTTATGATGCTCATATTCCATTGATTTTTATGGGTTGGGGAATCAATCATGGAGAAAGTAATAAGCCTTATTTTATGACTGATATTGCTCCAACTGTTTCTGCTTTGCTGCATATTCAGTTTCCTAGTGGGAATGTTGGAAACCCAATTACAGAAGTGATTGGGAGATAA
- a CDS encoding YdeI/OmpD-associated family protein produces the protein MNSKVDEHINQSKQWKDEMSALRTIILDCQLAEDLKWGKPCYSFQGKNIVIIQGFKDYFALLFFKGGLMKDSQQLLVKMGENTQVGRQMRFENVQDILDKKPIIRDYIFEAVEIEERGEKVEIKKEATQIPEEFQVKLNENPELKSAFESLTPGRQRAYLIHFSTPKQSKTRESRIEKSIPNILYGKGMND, from the coding sequence ATGAATTCAAAAGTTGACGAACACATCAATCAGTCCAAACAGTGGAAAGATGAGATGAGCGCATTGAGAACCATTATTCTGGATTGCCAATTGGCAGAAGATTTAAAATGGGGAAAACCGTGTTATTCTTTTCAAGGGAAGAATATTGTAATTATTCAAGGCTTTAAAGACTATTTTGCACTACTGTTTTTTAAAGGCGGGTTGATGAAAGATTCGCAACAACTTCTGGTAAAAATGGGAGAAAACACACAGGTAGGAAGACAAATGCGTTTTGAAAACGTTCAGGATATTTTGGATAAAAAACCAATCATCAGAGATTATATTTTCGAAGCTGTTGAAATTGAAGAACGTGGAGAAAAAGTCGAAATCAAAAAAGAAGCAACACAAATTCCTGAGGAATTTCAAGTTAAACTGAATGAAAATCCCGAATTGAAATCTGCTTTCGAATCTTTAACTCCAGGAAGACAGCGCGCTTATCTCATTCATTTCTCTACGCCAAAACAATCTAAAACCAGGGAGTCCAGGATCGAAAAATCAATCCCAAATATTCTGTACGGAAAAGGTATGAATGATTGA
- a CDS encoding polysaccharide deacetylase family protein, whose translation MKKTFAEKSNHLVFLGTAALIVNAVFFLNSCNKKSEQVADSKTNSEKVVTKPAKVISTKPEIPDDPNKRYIYLTFDDGPNKGTENLLKIINKYQIPVTSFIVGKHAYDSKTQAKNLKELENHELVELANHSYSHAENKYSEFYKNPGKVVHDFDRAKDSIKFKNKYARTPGRNIWRTSDINNTDIKSSKTAADELQRTGYVLVGWDLEWKPDNTMKLKGSHQQMAKRVDSIFFNDLEKTSRHLVFLTHDQYLQDDDSVRELDLFISGLQNSNRFEFRKISDYPKINNILK comes from the coding sequence ATGAAAAAAACTTTTGCTGAAAAATCAAATCATTTGGTTTTTCTTGGGACTGCTGCTTTAATCGTTAACGCAGTATTTTTTTTGAATTCCTGTAACAAAAAATCAGAACAGGTGGCAGATTCAAAAACAAATTCAGAAAAAGTTGTCACCAAACCAGCAAAAGTGATTTCCACAAAACCCGAAATTCCTGATGACCCCAACAAACGTTATATCTATCTAACCTTTGACGATGGCCCAAATAAAGGAACGGAAAACCTTCTGAAAATCATTAACAAATATCAGATTCCTGTAACGTCTTTTATCGTAGGAAAACACGCTTATGATAGCAAAACGCAGGCAAAAAACTTGAAAGAATTAGAAAACCACGAGTTGGTAGAATTGGCCAATCACAGCTATTCTCACGCAGAAAACAAATACTCTGAGTTTTATAAAAATCCGGGAAAAGTAGTCCACGATTTTGACAGAGCCAAAGACAGTATAAAATTCAAGAACAAATACGCCAGAACGCCCGGAAGAAATATCTGGAGAACTTCTGACATCAACAATACCGATATCAAAAGTTCTAAAACTGCAGCGGACGAATTGCAAAGAACTGGCTATGTCCTAGTAGGTTGGGATCTCGAATGGAAACCAGACAATACAATGAAACTGAAAGGCTCTCATCAACAAATGGCAAAACGTGTGGATAGTATATTCTTCAACGATTTGGAAAAGACTTCCCGACATTTGGTTTTTCTGACGCACGACCAGTATCTTCAGGATGATGATTCGGTAAGGGAATTGGATTTGTTTATTTCCGGTTTGCAGAACAGCAACCGTTTTGAATTCAGAAAAATTTCGGATTATCCTAAGATTAATAATATTTTAAAATAA